A part of Camelus ferus isolate YT-003-E chromosome 6, BCGSAC_Cfer_1.0, whole genome shotgun sequence genomic DNA contains:
- the LOC116664332 gene encoding uncharacterized protein LOC116664332 — MERPIHRVRGCRRPQEPPPPIVHAAPQSWGHPPPPKAAAAPAIGRRYLSVSWESSAPPGWKRLRPHWAPEEGWVDPKRSASVLVTRWISFRSRPAKLHPHSYFRNLSAIKAFRPTGMFSGTLQATVLSCMKTAYSSPFLGFLWEEITIPSIFRIQTRHHLTGAQTEAGKAVGEVGLVSLKRLNFLQVLGVFCLRKLHLGSW; from the exons ATGGAGCGGCCGATCCATAGGGTGCGGGGCTGCCGCCGCCCGCAGGAGCCGCCGCCACCTATTGTTCATGCGGCTCCGCAGAGCTGGGGGCACCCCCCTCCCCCGAAGGCGGCCGCAG CTCCAGCCATTGGTCGGAGGTACCTGTCTGTTTCCTGGGAGAGTTCAGCACCGCCCGGCTGGAAGAGGCTGCGGCCTCATTGGGCGCCTGAGGAGGGATGGGTGGATCCTAAAAG GTCTGCCTCTGTCCTGGTCACCAGGTGGATCAGCTTCCGCTCCCGTCCGGCCAAATTGCACCCCCACTCCTACTTCCGTAACCTTTCAGCTATTAAGGCCTTCAGGCCCACTGGAATGTTCTCTGGAACTCTTCAAGCTACAGTTCTCTCTTGTATGAAGACTGCATACAGCTCACCCTTCCTTGGGTTCCTGTGGGAAGAGATTACAATACCGTCGATCTTTAGAATTCAGACGAGACACCACCTTACTGGGGCTCAGACTGAGGCTGGGAAAGCTGTCGGTGAAGTGGGCTTGGTCTCTCTGAAAAGACTCAATTTTCTACAAGTGTTGGGTGTCTTTTGCCTGCGGAAATTGCACCTTGGATCATGGTGA
- the LOC116664450 gene encoding uncharacterized protein LOC116664450, whose protein sequence is MENAEQLSSWLLDTLSAPARFQPPRPSSCLGGQATAWRSGAPKANEEAHHPTVFRVLLGRGDSVLWAAVPLPDSVEEPSNPAEQVPPQLPLLDGPPLPAPPLWPRALSWKSNRRKLYSALQATQPAATLWVPLQETQEPQLLNNDGSVQPGHSILYYQTFSTMDLLNWRHQTLLYSEKPQAMIDLLESIFQTHQPTWDDIQQLLLTLFNTKERKQIITETKKWLQEQAPEGTMYAEEWAQNAAPDTRPE, encoded by the exons ATGGAGAACGCAGAGCAGCTCAGCAGCTGGCTGTTGGACACGCTCAGT GCCCCAGCGAGATTCCAACCACCCCGTCCCTCGAGCTGCCTGGGTGGCCAAGCAACCGCCTGGAGGTCGGGAGCTCCAAAAGCGAATGAGGAGGCGCACCACCCGACAGTATTCCGGGTCCTCCTTGGCAGAGGTGATTCAGTCCTCTGGGCGGCTGTGCCCCTACCAGACTCAGTGGAGGAACCAAGCAACCCGGCCGAACAAG TTCCACCACAGCTGCCTCTACTGGATGGCCCACCGCTGCCTGCACCACCCCTGTGGCCCCGGGCTCTGAGTTGGAAGTCCAACAGGAGGAAACTCTATTCGGCCCTGCAGGCCACCCAGCCAGCGGCTACCCTCTGGGTGCCCCTCCAGGAGACCCAAGAGCCCCAACTACTTAACAATGATGGCTCCGTACAGCCCGGCCACTCCATCCTGTACTACCAGACTTTCAGTACAATGGATCTCCTGAACTGGCGACACCAAACTCTGCTGTATTCAGAAAAACCCCAGGCCATGATTGACCTCCTAGAGTCCATCTTCCAGACCCACCAGCCGACTTGGGATGACATTCAACAGCTGCTCCTGACACTCTTCaatactaaagaaagaaaacagatcataACAGAAACTAAAAAATGGCTACAAGAGCAGGCCCCAGAGGGAACCATGTATGCGGAGGAATGGGCCCAGAATGCAGCCCCAGACACAAGACCAGAATGA